From Triticum urartu cultivar G1812 chromosome 2, Tu2.1, whole genome shotgun sequence, a single genomic window includes:
- the LOC125538204 gene encoding G-type lectin S-receptor-like serine/threonine-protein kinase At2g19130: protein MHLFLIYFGFFLSLHFPGCSAAMDAITSRQALVGNDRIISNNGKFALGFFQTGSKSSHNTLNWYLGIWYNNVPKLTPVWVANDHNPVTDTTTSELIISSDGNLVILNQVTMSIIWSTHTNTTSNNTIATLLNSGNLILQNSSNSSNVLWQSFDYPTNTFLPGIKLGWNKVTGLNRRLVSRKNLIDLAPGRYGEELDPSGANQYIFTQLNSSIPYWSSGVWNGQYFPSIPEMAGPFVVNFTFVDNDQEKYFTYNLLDETIIFHHLLDVSGQTKSFLWLESSQDWVMTYAQPRVQCDVFAVCGPFTICNDNTIPFCNCMKGFSIRSPSDWELDDRTGGCVRNTPLDCGINKSISEEDRFYPITCVGLPNNGHSTEDATSEDKCTEVCMGSCTCTAYSYGVNGCFIWNGEIINVKQQQCDDTTNTNKATLYMRLANREVQRLESNRRRIIIGTAIGASVAFCGLLSLFLLLMIKRNKRLSAHRMENLQGGGGIIAFRYVDLQRATKNFSEKLGAGGFGSVFKGFLDDSTAIAVKRLDGACQGEKQFRAEVRSIGFIQHINLVNLIGFCTEGDGRLLVYEHMQNRSLDAHLFHNNGTILKWSIRHQIALGVARGLVYLHDSCQDCIIHCDIKPENILLDASFVPKIADFGMAKFLGRDFSRVLTTMRGTIGYLAPEWISGTVITAKVDVYSYGMVLLEIVSGKRNSGRQYTTGDDYVYFPVQVANKLLEGGVGSLVDINLHGDAHLEQVERALKIACWCIQDDEFDRPTMGDVVQSLEGLLEVNIPPMPRLLQAIAGNQHSTFDGHLDQASQEAGKLQHTSELHEDRLLQ from the exons ATGCATCTCTTCCTCATCTATTTCGGGTTTTTCTTGTCCCTACACTTCCCTGGATGTTCTGCCGCCATGGACGCCATTACATCCAGGCAAGCACTTGTCGGCAACGACAGGATCATCTCCAATAACGGCAAGTTTGCTCTCGGCTTCTTCCAGACAGGCAGTAAGTCCTCCCACAACACCCTGAACTGGTACCTAGGCATATGGTACAACAACGTCCCCAAGCTAACTCCGGTATGGGTAGCAAACGATCATAACCCAGTTACAGACACCACCACATCGGAGCTGATAATATCCAGTGATGGCAACCTCGTCATCTTAAACCAAGTCACTATGTCCATCATCTGGTCTACCCACACGAATACCACAAGCAACAATACCATTGCTACGCTATTGAACAGCGGAAACCTCATCCTACAGAACTCCTCGAACTCATCAAATGTGTTGTGGCAGAGCTTTGATTACCCCACAAATACCTTCCTTCCTGGTATAAAACTAGGTTGGAACAAGGTCACGGGTCTGAATCGCCGTCTGGTTTCTAGGAAGAACTTGATTGACTTAGCCCCTGGCAGATATGGTGAAGAATTAGACCCAAGTGGTGCCAATCAGTACATCTTTACACAGCTGAACTCGTCCATACCATATTGGTCGAGTGGGGTATGGAACGGCCAATACTTTCCGTCAATACCAGAGATGGCAGGCCCTTTTGTTGTAAATTTTACATTTGTCGACAATGACCAAGAGAAGTACTTCACGTATAACTTACTAGACGAGACAATCATTTTCCATCATCTGTTGGATGTCTCAGGTCAAACAAAATCTTTCCTTTGGCTTGAGAGCTCACAAGACTGGGTGATGACCTATGCCCAACCCAGAGTTCAATGTGATGTATTTGCTGTTTGTGGACCATTCACAATTTGTAATGATAATACAATTCCATTCTGCAACTGTATGAAAGGATTCTCCATAAGATCACCTAGTGACTGGGAGCTAGATGATCGAACAGGCGGCTGTGTGAGAAATACTCCATTAGATTGCGGTATCAACAAAAGCATAAGTGAGGAAGACAGGTTCTACCCTATCACATGTGTTGGATTGCCCAATAACGGACACAGCACAGAAGATGCTACAAGTGAAGATAAATGTACCGAAGTTTGCATGGGCAGCTGCACTTGCACTGCATATTCCTATGGTGTCAATGGATGTTTTATTTGGAATGGTGAAATTATTAATGTGAAGCAGCAACAATGTGATGATACTACAAATACTAACAAAGCCACTCTTTACATGCGCCTAGCCAACAGAGAGGTACAAAGGTTGGAAAGCAACAGAAGACGGATAATCATCGGCACAGCAATTGGTGCAAGTGTTGCTTTCTGCGGTTTATTGTCACTCTTCTTGCTACTGATGATTAAGAGGAACAAGAGGTTGTCTGCTCATAGAATGGAAAACCTTCAAGGTGGTGGGGGCATTATTGCGTTTAGATATGTTGATTTGCAACGTGCAACAAAAAACTTCTCCGAGAAGCTAGGGGCAGGTGGTTTTGGTTCTGTATTCAAGGGGTTTCTAGATGACTCCACTGCCATAGCAGTTAAAAGGCTTGATGGTGCttgccaaggagagaagcaatTCAGAGCTGAAGTGAGATCAATTGGCTTCATTCAGCATATCAATCTAGTTAATCTAATTGGCTTTTGTACTGAGGGCGACGGTAGGTTGCTTGTCTACGAACACATGCAAAATCGTTCTCTTGATGCTCATTTATTTCACAATAATGGTACAATTTTGAAATGGAGCATTAGGCATCAAATAGCTCTTGGAGTTGCTAGAGGACTGGTCTACTTGCATGATAGTTGCCAGGATTGCATCATACATTGCGACATTAAGCCAGAGAACATACTTCTAGATGCGTCATTTGTTCCGAAAATAGCAGATTTCGGGATGGCAAAGTTTCTCGGAAGGGATTTTAGTCGAGTTCTCACTACAATGAGAGGAACAATTGGATATCTAGCACCTGAATGGATTAGCGGAACTGTTATTACAGCAAAAGTTGATGTCTACAGCTATGGCATGGTTTTGTTGGAAATTGTATCAGGGAAGAGGAACTCAGGTAGACAGTATACAACCGGTGATGATTATGTCTATTTCCCTGTGCAAGTTGCAAACAAACTACTGGAGGGGGGTGTGGGGAGTCTGGTGGACATCAATCTACATGGCGATGCCCATTTGGAACAGGTGGAAAGAGCTTTGAAGATTGCATGCTGGTGTATTCAAGATGACGAGTTTGATCGACCCACAATGGGTGACGTTGTTCAAAGTCTTGAAGGCCTTCTTGAAGTCAACATACCCCCAATGCCAAGACTACTTCAAGCTATTGCAGGGAATCAACATTCAACAT TTGATGGGCACCTGGACCAAGCTTCACAAGAGGCAGGCAAACTGCAACATACCTCAGAGCTTCATGAAGACAGGTTGCTGCAATGA